A window of the Zerene cesonia ecotype Mississippi chromosome 24, Zerene_cesonia_1.1, whole genome shotgun sequence genome harbors these coding sequences:
- the LOC119836548 gene encoding uncharacterized protein LOC119836548 isoform X2 translates to MGKKKKHNGRKGGNRFFRWIKSDLPDEEDKKSPVLLLGVNKITESPSFVRRRTTDPHATGSIRFFRPPKSKYTRGLNGDERLEKIRQDLLVHKHKPDTYIPTTSQNIHVESDTKRPCVKLSCIGNCICDRKQSSSNRGSFSFHRPDNRQSSLCPSEAYRKPDDRDSDHSERDIEFKYTEHIPENQPSSSKQNSYNVTPKSTERRSVLLSNLNERFRKTLSLDSRKIETNRVPLSLPKESRPKSLVNTSNICVQQYSSRDPFIASNFDKSSRPKKKRKSFFSLDTFFDSKKSDTSSIDDYCSSKYKRFELESDDSPLFKRDREKTPDLLNLPLIIDSVRKKQSDTRRQLEKLETHYYKSLNKPQTVIDAVPADATDEHGLNGHSNHLFVYDDDVEYIEPIRSNFTSQSTLILDKTGDTLKPDSILTINTDETDIRLPSSTVSPKSNEVRIEHDLDSIGPYEIEVKPTDLLKNSSKKLVVKVMDKSVDSIGSCSLDVDASTDFSDTTSGSLNLLTPSSTTSRIKEFTSRIQERAGSLQPNLTPTPLSPPRTPEDSTPTPKHQAHKSENLLKPPPKILVDSSSHRSRSHHKKRDDPPQKKPSYLNLACSVNGYTNLTTYDSKLRQDINKSREASPIRPITHTYQYRSENNSLLVPVPVSANKLLVPTFVPHDTRTNLTPKAPSKAHTDPYIATPSHAFMAAENKQLKNDFLGPTMTTTSRSYISTESKNFASSMLQKDEVDNAKEVAFKSSYSESNFRQTVTTNGKESRFSSESYTISSNEVSKRVEITKENGEQLTSPMKSFIQQRVERLYGPGALAQGFFNQKRHKLKSSSEDDEAKVLTEKSLNCQSDRFVSPRRSDESFDSENNSPTKEDSTVLPVLRHLRPEFRAQLPVLSPRKSKADLSPQKSDIPQEKTDETVSEVANGDTVIIDDVKSNGVNGVGSSNGEVVKDAYYFIDLEKKETERLIALAVGAEKELESLQNQENISEEVLGLLRAASGKARLLATQKMQQFEGLCYNNINERGDEPFPTTLEDLQGFWDMVCLQVRNVDALYAHIDALKANNWQEIAAPVTKPTSSPARGKVVRTPQVKNEKARLAAEKREADRKAMLEHRRRVARERQLAARATVAGQSQERDNDMAVEGSQEVEIFVGKSAPKVLPKGDSLSANQSDASLEQS, encoded by the exons CGACTTGCCTGATGAGGAAGACAAAAAGTCGCCGGTACTACTTCTaggtgttaataaaataaccgaATCGCCGTCATTCGTGAGGAGAAGAACAACCGATCCTCATGCCACTGGCTCGATTAGATTCTTCCGACCACCGAAATCGAAATACACGCGGGGCTTAAATGGCGACGAGCGGCTGGAGAAGATTAGACAGGACCTCCTCGTCCACAAACACAAGCCCGACACGTACATTCCAACAACAAGTCAAAATATTCACGTGGAGTCCGATACAAAGAGGCCATGCGTTAAACTGAGCTGTATAGGCAATTGCATCTGCGATAGAAAACAATCGTCCTCCAATCGAGGCTCCTTCTCTTTCCACCGACCAGACAACCGCCAATCCTCTCTATGTCCATCAGAAGCGTATAGGAAACCTGACGATAGAGATTCAGATCATTCAGAGCGAGATATAGAGTTTAAATATACAGAGCACATTCCAGAAAATCAACCGTCTAGTAGCAAGCAGAATTCCTATAACGTTACGCCCAAATCCACTGAAAGAAGAAGTGTTTTGCTCTCTAATCTCAATGAGAGATTTCGTAAAACTCTCAGCTTGGATTCGCGGAAAATTGAAACCAACCGCGTGCCATTGAGTCTACCTAAAGAATCTAGACCAAAATCATTAGTCAACACAAGCAACATCTGTGTTCAGCAATACAGCTCAAGAGACCCCTTTATTGCGTCGAATTTTGATAAGTCCAGCCGGCCAAAGAAAAAACGGAAGTCTTTCTTCTCTTTGGATACTTTTTTCGATTCCAAGAAATCGGATACGTCATCTATTGACGACTACTGTTCGTCCAAATATAAGAGATTTGAACTTGAGAGCGATGATTCTCCATTATTCAAACGGGACAGAGAGAAAACACCGGATCTACTGAATTTGCCACTTATTATTGATTCTGTGCGAAAAAAGCAATCGGATACACGACGTCAATTAGAGAAGCTAGAGACTCATTATTACAAAAGTCTTAATAAACCGCAGACAGTTATAGATGCTGTACCAGCGGATGCGACTGACGAACATGGTTTAAACGGACATTCCAATCACCTATTCGTATATGACGATGACGTTGAATACATTGAACCTATACGAAGTAATTTTACAAGTCAGAGCACATTAATATTAGACAAGACTGGCGATACATTGAAACCTGATTCCATATTAACCATTAACACTGATGAGACTGATATAAGACTACCAAGTTCTACTGTTTCGCCAAAGTCTAACGAAGTGCGCATAGAACACGACCTAGATAGCATAGGCCCGTACGAGATAGAGGTTAAACCGACCGACCTTTTAAAGAATAGCTCAAAGAAATTGGTTGTGAAAGTAATGGATAAGTCCGTGGACTCTATTGGCAGTTGCTCGCTGGACGTCGACGCCAGCACCGATTTTTCAG ATACCACATCAGGAAGCCTGAATCTCTTAACACCATCGTCAACTACTAGTCGGATAAAGGAATTCACATCGCGAATACAGGAAAGGGCTGGTTCCCTTCAACCAAATCTCACTCCGACGCCACTCTCACCGCCCAGAACTCCAGAAGATTCGACGCCAACGCCAAAACATCAAGCTCACAAATCAGAAAACCTCTTAAAACCGCCTCCAAAGATCCTCGTAGACTCGTCCAGTCACAGATCGCGAAGTCATCACAAGAAACGCGACGATCCACCGCAAAAGAAACCCAGCTACTTAAACTTGGCATGCTCCGTCAATGGTTACACGAATCTCACGACATACGATTCAAAACTACGCCAGGACATCAATAAGAGCCGCGAGGCGTCACCCATCAGGCCCATAACGCACACGTACCAGTACAGGAGCGAAAATAACTCGCTTCTCGTGCCCGTACCTGTCAGCGCTAACAAACTGCTGGTGCCGACGTTCGTTCCTCATGATACTCGGACGAATTTGACACCAAAAGCGCCTTCAAAGGCGCACACGGATCCATATATAGCTACGCCCTCCCATGCTTTTATGGCTGCTGAGAATAAGCAGTTGAAGAACGACTTCTTGGGACCAACAATGACTACCACCAGTCGTTCGTATATATCGACTGAGAGCAAAAACTTTGCGTCCTCAATGCTTCAGAAGGATGAAGTGGATAATGCTAAAGAAGTAGCCTTTAAATCTAGTTATTCGGAATCAAATTTTAGACAAACTGTAACAACGAATGGCAAGGAGAGTAGATTTAGTTCTGAATCGTATACTATATCGTCCAACGAAGTATCGAAAAGGGTGGAGATAACTAAGGAAAATGGGGAACAGTTAACTAGTCCTATGAAGAGTTTCATACAGCAACGCGTGGAGCGTCTGTACGGACCGGGCGCGCTGGCGCAAGGTTTCTTCAATCAGAAGCGGCACAAATTGAAAAGCTCCAGCGAGGACGATGAGGCCAAAGTCCTCACGGAGAAATCTCTCAATTGCCAGAGTGACAGGTTCGTGTCTCCGCGGAGGTCGGACGAAAGTTTCGACAGCGAAAACAACAGCCCAACGAAAGAGGACTCGACCGTTCTACCGGTCCTTAGGCATTTGCGGCCAGAGTTTCGCGCGCAATTACCAGTGCTGTCGCCCAGGAAGAGTAAGGCCGATTTGTCCCCACAGAAATCGGACATTCCTCAAGAAAAGACTGATGAAACGGTTAGTGAAGTGGCAAACGGTGATACTGTGATAATAGACGATGTTAAATCGAACGGTGTGAATGGTGTGGGGTCGAGTAACGGGGAGGTTGTTAAGGACGCGTATTATTTCATCGATCTGGAGAAGAAGGAAACCGAGAGGCTGATCGCACTGGCTGTTGGAGCTGAGAAGGAATTGGAAAGCTTACAG AACCAAGAGAATATCAGCGAGGAAGTGTTGGGGTTGCTCCGAGCGGCGTCAGGCAAGGCTAGGTTGCTGGCCACGCAGAAAATGCAACAGTTTGAGG GTCTATGCTACAACAATATCAACGAGCGCGGCGACGAGCCCTTCCCCACCACGCTGGAGGACCTGCAGGGCTTCTGGGACATGGTCTGTCTGCAAGTCAGGAATGTGGACGCCCTGTACGCCCATATCGACGCGCTGAAAGCTAACAATTGGCAGGAG ATAGCCGCACCAGTAACGAAACCCACAAGCTCGCCAGCCAGAGGCAAAGTGGTGCGCACTCCGCAGGTGAAGAACGAGAAAGCAAGATTGGCTGCGGAGAAGAGGGAGGCTGACAGGAAGGCCATGTTGGAGCACCGCAg GCGTGTAGCGAGAGAGCGGCAACTGGCCGCGCGTGCGACGGTCGCCGGTCAGAGCCAAGAGCGGGACAACGATATGGCTGTGGAAGGGAGTCag GAGGTCGAGATATTCGTCGGTAAAAGCGCGCCAAAAGTGCTGCCGAAAGGCGATTCGCTGAGCGCGAACCAATCCGATGCGTCGCTAGAACAAAGCTGA
- the LOC119836548 gene encoding uncharacterized protein LOC119836548 isoform X1 has translation MGKKKKHNGRKGGNRFFRWIKSDLPDEEDKKSPVLLLGVNKITESPSFVRRRTTDPHATGSIRFFRPPKSKYTRGLNGDERLEKIRQDLLVHKHKPDTYIPTTSQNIHVESDTKRPCVKLSCIGNCICDRKQSSSNRGSFSFHRPDNRQSSLCPSEAYRKPDDRDSDHSERDIEFKYTEHIPENQPSSSKQNSYNVTPKSTERRSVLLSNLNERFRKTLSLDSRKIETNRVPLSLPKESRPKSLVNTSNICVQQYSSRDPFIASNFDKSSRPKKKRKSFFSLDTFFDSKKSDTSSIDDYCSSKYKRFELESDDSPLFKRDREKTPDLLNLPLIIDSVRKKQSDTRRQLEKLETHYYKSLNKPQTVIDAVPADATDEHGLNGHSNHLFVYDDDVEYIEPIRSNFTSQSTLILDKTGDTLKPDSILTINTDETDIRLPSSTVSPKSNEVRIEHDLDSIGPYEIEVKPTDLLKNSSKKLVVKVMDKSVDSIGSCSLDVDASTDFSDTTSGSLNLLTPSSTTSRIKEFTSRIQERAGSLQPNLTPTPLSPPRTPEDSTPTPKHQAHKSENLLKPPPKILVDSSSHRSRSHHKKRDDPPQKKPSYLNLACSVNGYTNLTTYDSKLRQDINKSREASPIRPITHTYQYRSENNSLLVPVPVSANKLLVPTFVPHDTRTNLTPKAPSKAHTDPYIATPSHAFMAAENKQLKNDFLGPTMTTTSRSYISTESKNFASSMLQKDEVDNAKEVAFKSSYSESNFRQTVTTNGKESRFSSESYTISSNEVSKRVEITKENGEQLTSPMKSFIQQRVERLYGPGALAQGFFNQKRHKLKSSSEDDEAKVLTEKSLNCQSDRFVSPRRSDESFDSENNSPTKEDSTVLPVLRHLRPEFRAQLPVLSPRKSKADLSPQKSDIPQEKTDETVSEVANGDTVIIDDVKSNGVNGVGSSNGEVVKDAYYFIDLEKKETERLIALAVGAEKELESLQLQNQENISEEVLGLLRAASGKARLLATQKMQQFEGLCYNNINERGDEPFPTTLEDLQGFWDMVCLQVRNVDALYAHIDALKANNWQEIAAPVTKPTSSPARGKVVRTPQVKNEKARLAAEKREADRKAMLEHRRRVARERQLAARATVAGQSQERDNDMAVEGSQEVEIFVGKSAPKVLPKGDSLSANQSDASLEQS, from the exons CGACTTGCCTGATGAGGAAGACAAAAAGTCGCCGGTACTACTTCTaggtgttaataaaataaccgaATCGCCGTCATTCGTGAGGAGAAGAACAACCGATCCTCATGCCACTGGCTCGATTAGATTCTTCCGACCACCGAAATCGAAATACACGCGGGGCTTAAATGGCGACGAGCGGCTGGAGAAGATTAGACAGGACCTCCTCGTCCACAAACACAAGCCCGACACGTACATTCCAACAACAAGTCAAAATATTCACGTGGAGTCCGATACAAAGAGGCCATGCGTTAAACTGAGCTGTATAGGCAATTGCATCTGCGATAGAAAACAATCGTCCTCCAATCGAGGCTCCTTCTCTTTCCACCGACCAGACAACCGCCAATCCTCTCTATGTCCATCAGAAGCGTATAGGAAACCTGACGATAGAGATTCAGATCATTCAGAGCGAGATATAGAGTTTAAATATACAGAGCACATTCCAGAAAATCAACCGTCTAGTAGCAAGCAGAATTCCTATAACGTTACGCCCAAATCCACTGAAAGAAGAAGTGTTTTGCTCTCTAATCTCAATGAGAGATTTCGTAAAACTCTCAGCTTGGATTCGCGGAAAATTGAAACCAACCGCGTGCCATTGAGTCTACCTAAAGAATCTAGACCAAAATCATTAGTCAACACAAGCAACATCTGTGTTCAGCAATACAGCTCAAGAGACCCCTTTATTGCGTCGAATTTTGATAAGTCCAGCCGGCCAAAGAAAAAACGGAAGTCTTTCTTCTCTTTGGATACTTTTTTCGATTCCAAGAAATCGGATACGTCATCTATTGACGACTACTGTTCGTCCAAATATAAGAGATTTGAACTTGAGAGCGATGATTCTCCATTATTCAAACGGGACAGAGAGAAAACACCGGATCTACTGAATTTGCCACTTATTATTGATTCTGTGCGAAAAAAGCAATCGGATACACGACGTCAATTAGAGAAGCTAGAGACTCATTATTACAAAAGTCTTAATAAACCGCAGACAGTTATAGATGCTGTACCAGCGGATGCGACTGACGAACATGGTTTAAACGGACATTCCAATCACCTATTCGTATATGACGATGACGTTGAATACATTGAACCTATACGAAGTAATTTTACAAGTCAGAGCACATTAATATTAGACAAGACTGGCGATACATTGAAACCTGATTCCATATTAACCATTAACACTGATGAGACTGATATAAGACTACCAAGTTCTACTGTTTCGCCAAAGTCTAACGAAGTGCGCATAGAACACGACCTAGATAGCATAGGCCCGTACGAGATAGAGGTTAAACCGACCGACCTTTTAAAGAATAGCTCAAAGAAATTGGTTGTGAAAGTAATGGATAAGTCCGTGGACTCTATTGGCAGTTGCTCGCTGGACGTCGACGCCAGCACCGATTTTTCAG ATACCACATCAGGAAGCCTGAATCTCTTAACACCATCGTCAACTACTAGTCGGATAAAGGAATTCACATCGCGAATACAGGAAAGGGCTGGTTCCCTTCAACCAAATCTCACTCCGACGCCACTCTCACCGCCCAGAACTCCAGAAGATTCGACGCCAACGCCAAAACATCAAGCTCACAAATCAGAAAACCTCTTAAAACCGCCTCCAAAGATCCTCGTAGACTCGTCCAGTCACAGATCGCGAAGTCATCACAAGAAACGCGACGATCCACCGCAAAAGAAACCCAGCTACTTAAACTTGGCATGCTCCGTCAATGGTTACACGAATCTCACGACATACGATTCAAAACTACGCCAGGACATCAATAAGAGCCGCGAGGCGTCACCCATCAGGCCCATAACGCACACGTACCAGTACAGGAGCGAAAATAACTCGCTTCTCGTGCCCGTACCTGTCAGCGCTAACAAACTGCTGGTGCCGACGTTCGTTCCTCATGATACTCGGACGAATTTGACACCAAAAGCGCCTTCAAAGGCGCACACGGATCCATATATAGCTACGCCCTCCCATGCTTTTATGGCTGCTGAGAATAAGCAGTTGAAGAACGACTTCTTGGGACCAACAATGACTACCACCAGTCGTTCGTATATATCGACTGAGAGCAAAAACTTTGCGTCCTCAATGCTTCAGAAGGATGAAGTGGATAATGCTAAAGAAGTAGCCTTTAAATCTAGTTATTCGGAATCAAATTTTAGACAAACTGTAACAACGAATGGCAAGGAGAGTAGATTTAGTTCTGAATCGTATACTATATCGTCCAACGAAGTATCGAAAAGGGTGGAGATAACTAAGGAAAATGGGGAACAGTTAACTAGTCCTATGAAGAGTTTCATACAGCAACGCGTGGAGCGTCTGTACGGACCGGGCGCGCTGGCGCAAGGTTTCTTCAATCAGAAGCGGCACAAATTGAAAAGCTCCAGCGAGGACGATGAGGCCAAAGTCCTCACGGAGAAATCTCTCAATTGCCAGAGTGACAGGTTCGTGTCTCCGCGGAGGTCGGACGAAAGTTTCGACAGCGAAAACAACAGCCCAACGAAAGAGGACTCGACCGTTCTACCGGTCCTTAGGCATTTGCGGCCAGAGTTTCGCGCGCAATTACCAGTGCTGTCGCCCAGGAAGAGTAAGGCCGATTTGTCCCCACAGAAATCGGACATTCCTCAAGAAAAGACTGATGAAACGGTTAGTGAAGTGGCAAACGGTGATACTGTGATAATAGACGATGTTAAATCGAACGGTGTGAATGGTGTGGGGTCGAGTAACGGGGAGGTTGTTAAGGACGCGTATTATTTCATCGATCTGGAGAAGAAGGAAACCGAGAGGCTGATCGCACTGGCTGTTGGAGCTGAGAAGGAATTGGAAAGCTTACAG TTACAGAACCAAGAGAATATCAGCGAGGAAGTGTTGGGGTTGCTCCGAGCGGCGTCAGGCAAGGCTAGGTTGCTGGCCACGCAGAAAATGCAACAGTTTGAGG GTCTATGCTACAACAATATCAACGAGCGCGGCGACGAGCCCTTCCCCACCACGCTGGAGGACCTGCAGGGCTTCTGGGACATGGTCTGTCTGCAAGTCAGGAATGTGGACGCCCTGTACGCCCATATCGACGCGCTGAAAGCTAACAATTGGCAGGAG ATAGCCGCACCAGTAACGAAACCCACAAGCTCGCCAGCCAGAGGCAAAGTGGTGCGCACTCCGCAGGTGAAGAACGAGAAAGCAAGATTGGCTGCGGAGAAGAGGGAGGCTGACAGGAAGGCCATGTTGGAGCACCGCAg GCGTGTAGCGAGAGAGCGGCAACTGGCCGCGCGTGCGACGGTCGCCGGTCAGAGCCAAGAGCGGGACAACGATATGGCTGTGGAAGGGAGTCag GAGGTCGAGATATTCGTCGGTAAAAGCGCGCCAAAAGTGCTGCCGAAAGGCGATTCGCTGAGCGCGAACCAATCCGATGCGTCGCTAGAACAAAGCTGA